The window AGCGCCGCCAGCCCCTGGCTGAATGGCTGCCAGCTCGTGTAGTAGCCGCGCGAGCGTTCGTCCGCATACTCCAGCAGCAGGGCGGTGGAAGCGCCCATCTCGCCGCCGATGGCGAAGCCCTGCACCAGGCGTGCCAGCAGGATCATCAGCGGCGCGGCCATGCCGATCTGGGCATAGGTCGGCGTCACCACGAAGATCACCGAACTCAGGCCCATCAGCCACAGCGTCAGCGCTACCGCGGGCTTGCGCCCGACGCGGTCGGCATAGATGCCGATCAGCAGGCCGCCGAGCGGGCGCATCAGGAAGCCGACGCCGAAGGTGGCGAAGGACAGCAGCAGCTGGCCGGTCGGATCGGCCACGGGAAAGTAGAGGCGCCCGATCAGCGTGGCGAAGAAGCTGTAGACGACGAAATCGTAGAACTCCAGGCCGTTGCCGATGGTGATGGCAGCGATGGCATGGACCTTGGACAGCGGCGGGCTGGCCACGCCGGCGCCGGTTTCGGCCGGCGGGCTGGACATGGTGCGTTCGATGGACATGGATGGCATCCCGGTAGGTAGAAAAAAGGGGCGCTGCCCGAGCGTGCGGGCGCGGGGTGAAGGCCGCGGGCCGCTCACGGCACGCGGCGGAGCGCTATCGGCGCGGCGGCGCGACAGGCAGGCCGGAGTACGCGCGAGCGCCCTCCGGCCGGATCAATGGATCCTGCATCGGTGTATCTCCTTGGGGTCTTGCCGGCCCGCCGCCGGGGCGGGCCGCCGCAGCCCGGCAGGCAGCCGGGCGCCTGCCTAGAGGCTGGGCAGCAGGCCGTCCGGCATCAGTCCGTTCAGGCAGGCGCTGCCAAGCAAGCCGCTGGCCGCCTCGATATCGGGCGCGAAGAAGCGGTCTTCCTGGTAATACGGCACCTTGGCGCGCAGCAGCGCGCGGGCCTCTTCCAGCCGGGGGGAACTCTTCAGGCCCTCGCGGAAATCCAGGCCCTGGCAGGCGCCGAGCCATTCCACCGCGAGGATGCCGCGCACGTTGTCGGCCATGGCCCACAGGCGCTTGCCGGCATTGGGCGCCATCGACACGTGGTCTTCCTGGTTGGCCGAGGTCGGCAGGCTGTCGACGCTGGCCGGATGCGCCAGCGCCTTGTTGTCGCTGGCCAGCGCGGCGGCTGTGACCTGGGCGATCATGAAGCCGGAATTGACGCCGCCGTTGGCCACCAGGAAGGGCGGCAGCTGCGACATGTGCATGTCCATCATCAGCGAGATGCGCCGCTCCGACAGCGCGCCGGTCTCGGCCAGCGCCAGCGCGATGTTGTCAGCGGCCATCGCCACCGGCTCGGCGTGGAAGTTGCCGCCCGAGATCACGTCGCCCTGCTCGGCGAACACCAGCGGATTGTCGGAGACCGCGTTGGCCTCGATCTCCAGGACCTCGGCGGCCTGGCGCAACTGCGTCAGGCAGGCGCCCATCACCTGCGGCTGGCAGCGCAGCGAGTACGGATCCTGCACCTTGTCGCACTGTGCATGCGAGCGCGCCAGCTCGCTGGTCTCGGTCAGCAGTGAGCGATAGGCGGCGGCGGCGTCGATCTGGCCGCGCTGGCCGCGCACGGCATGGATGCGCGCATCGAAGGGCGCGCGCGAAGCCAGCATGGCCTCCACGCTCAGCGCGCCGCACACGGTGGCGGCGGCATACAGGTCCTCGGCCTCGAACAGGCCGCGCAGTGCATAGGCGGTGGAGACCTGGGTGCCGTTAAGCAGGGCCAGCCCCTCCTTGGCGGCCAGGGTCAGCGGCTGCAGGCCGGCCACGGCCAGCGCCTCGCGGGCCGGCAGCCATTCGCCGCGGTGGCGCGCGCGGCTCTCGCCCAGCAGCACCAGCGACATGTGCGCCAGCGGCGCCAGGTCGCCCGAGGCGCCGACCGAGCCCTTGAGCGGGATATGCGGATAGACCTCGGCATTGACCAGGGAGATCAGGGCTTCGATCACTTCGCGGCGGATGCCCGAGAAGCCACGTGCGAGGCTGTTGATCTTCAACAGCAGGATCAGCCGCACCATGGCGTCGTCGAGCGCCTCGCCCACGCCGGCCGCATGCGACAGGACCAGCGAGCGCTGCAGTTTTTCCAGGTCTTCGGGCGCGATGCGGGTCTGCGCCAGCAGGCCGAAGCCGGTGTTGATACCGTACGCGGTGCGGCCGGCGGCCAGGATGCCCTGCACGCAGGCCACGCTGGCATCGATGGCGGCGCCGGCTTCCGCGTCGAGGCGGATCTGCAGCGGGGCCAGGTAGGCCTGGCGCAGTTGGGCCAGGCGTAGCGTGCCGGGCTTCAGGTTCAGTGATGGCATGTCAGGGGCTCCCATTCTCCCGGCGCGGCTCGCGCCCCGGTACGTGTATAGTCCTGTATATACAGCTTGCGATAAATTAGGGGAAGCCCGGGGGTCTGCGCGACGGCGCACCATGCGGGGAGGCGCCGGCGCCGCATCGGCCGCCGCGTCGACTATGTGTGCAGGCGCCGCAAGGCGCCTGCGTCACCCGCACGCTCGACGATGCGCTCGACGATGCGCTCGACGATGCGGTCGACGATTGGCCGGCCAGCCGGCTAGGCGCGGCAGACCGACACCCCGCCCTCCGCCAGCAGCAGGCTGCCGGTGGTGAAGCTGGATGCATCGGACACCAGGTACAGCGCCGAGCGGGCGATCTCCTCCGGCATGGCCAGCCGCTTCAACGCATGCAGGTTCGCCACCGCGGCCCGCGCCGCCTCGCTGTCGGCCACCGTCCGCCCCATCTCGGTATCGGTGCCGCCGGGCAGCAGCGCATTGGCGCGCAGGCCCTGCGCGCCGTACTCGGCGGCCAGCGTCCTGACCAGCCCGAGCAGGCCCGCCTTGCTGGCCGCATAGGCGGCCATGCCGGGGAATCCGACGGTATGGCCGACGAAGGACGAGGTGAACACCAGGGCCCCGCCCCGCCCTCCCGCGAGGATGGCCGGGATCTGGTGGCGCGCGCCGTAGAAGGCGCTGTCCAGGTTTGTGGCGATCACGTCCTGCCACTCGCCTGCCGTGAGCTCGGTGACGGGTTTCAGGCTGCCGAGCGTGCCCGCGTTGTTGAAACCGATATCGAGGCCCCCGAAGCGCTCCAGCGCCATGGCCACGGCAGCCTGCGCGCACGCCTCCTGCCGCACGTCGCCGGCGACCCAGGCGGCCTCTCCGCCGGCCGCCTCGATTTCCCCGGCCAGTTGCCTCAGCCCGGCCTCCCTGCGCGCCACCGCGACCACGCGCGCGCCCTGCGCGGCGAACAGCCGCGCCGCCGCACGGCCGATGCCGGCGCTGGCCCCGGTGACGATCGCCACCTTGCCTTCCAGTTGTTGTTGCACGTCAGCTCCTTGTCAGTGCCGGCCGGATGCGCGCAGCCGTGCCGGCGTCGATCGAGTCGGCATGCTAGGCGGCCGGGCCACCCGGCCGCACCCCGTTTCTTGCTTCGCGTGGCAGCGGCAACGGCAGGCAGTTCAGCGAACAATTCGATACATTGCGGGCAAGGCATGCGTGCGAGAATCGAGTTTTCCCATCGCCACGGTGCGGCCCGGCACGCGCCGGACCCCGGCGCTGCGCCCGCCCTCCGGCAGTACGGCCGCCACGCCACAGGCAGCGCGCCACCCGCCCCGACACCGTGTCCACAGTCGGGGCCGCCACCCGGCACCGGGCCAAGCCAGGATCCCCTATGCTGATACGTCGCCTGGAAAGACTGATCGATCCCTTCCGCGCCATGCCCGACCAGCGCCCCCCGGGCGAGGTCTGGCGCTTCTACCTGTACTTCCTGCGCGAAGTGCGCGGCGTGTTCGCGCTGCTGCTGGCGGTGGGGCTGGCCGGCGCGCTGATCGAGGTGGCACTGTTCGACTTCCTCGGCCGCCTGGTCGACATGGCCAGGGAGGGCCCCGGGCCGGACTTCTTCGCGCGCCACCGCACCGAGCTGCTGTGGATGGCCGTGGTTTCCCTGCTGCTGCGCCCGCTCTTCTTCGGCCTGCACGACATACTGGTACACCAGGTGGTCAACCCCAGCCTGTCCAACCTGGTGCGCTGGCAGAACCACCGCTACGTGCTGCGCCAGAGCCTGTCCTTCTTCCAGAACGACTTCGCCGGCCGCATCGCCCAGCGCATCATGCAGACCGGCTTCTCGCTGCGCGACTCCGCCGTGCAGGCGGTGGATGCCATCTGGCACGTGCTGATCTACGCCGCCGGAGCGCTGGTGCTGTTCGCCAGCGCCGACTGGCGCCTGATGGTGCCGCTGGTGCTGTGGATCGCCGGCTATGTGGCGGCGCTGGCCTGGTTCGTGCCGCGCGTGAAGGCGCGCTCGGTGGCGGCGACCGCGGCGCGCTCGCGCCTGATGGGCCGCATCGTCGACGGCTACACCAATATCGCCACGCTCAAGCTGTTCGCGCACAGCCGGCACGAGGAAGCCTATGCGCGCGAGGCAATGGCAGACCAGGTCGACAAGACCCGGCTGGCCGGCCGCATGGTCAGCGCCATGGACACTACCGTCACCGCCATGAACGGTGCGCTGATCGCCGGTACCACCGGCCTCGCGCTGTGGCTGTGGAACGAGGGCAGCATCACCGTCGGCACCATCGCGCTGACTACCGGCCTGGTGATCCGCATCAACAATATGTCGGGCTGGATCATGTGGGTCGTCAATGGCATCTTCGAGAACGTGGGCCAGGTGCAGGACGGCATGCAGACCATCTCGGCACCCCGCCAGGTGCTCGACCGGCCCGGCGCGCCGCCGTTGCAGGTGCCGCGCGGCGAGGTCCGCTTCGAGCAGGTCCGCTTCCACTACGGCAAGGGCGGCGGCGTGATCGACGAGCTGGACCTGACCGTGCGCCCGGGCGAGAAGATCGGCCTGGTCGGCCCGTCGGGCGCCGGCAAGTCGACGCTGGTCAACCTGCTGCTGCGCCTCTACGACGTGGAGGGTGGACGCATCCTGGTGGACGGCCAGGACGTCGCCACGGTGGCGCAGGAAAGCCTGCGCGCCCAGGTCGGCGTGGTCACGCAGGACACCTCGCTGCTGCACCGTTCGATCCGCGACAACCTGCTGTACGGCCGGCCCGGAGCCAGCGAGGAGGAACTGGTGCGCGCGGTGCGCCTGGCGCATGCCGACCAGTTCATCCCGCAACTGGTCGACGGCCACGGCCGCAGCGGCATGGATGCGCTGGTGGGCGAGCGCGGCGTCAAGCTGTCGGGCGGCCAGCGCCAGCGCATCGCCATCGCGCGCGTGCTGCTGAAGGACGCGCCCATCCTGATCCTGGACGAGGCTACCTCGGCACTCGACTCCGAAGTGGAGGCGGCCATCCAGGAAAGCCTGGAGACCCTGATGCGCGGCAAGACCGTGATCGCCATCGCCCACCGGCTTTCCACCATCGCCCGCATGGACCGGCTGGTGGTGCTGGACCGGGGCCGTATCGTCGAGAGCGGCACCCATGCCGAGCTGCTGGCGCGCGACGGGCTCTACGCCCGCCTGTGGGCACACCAGACCGGCGGCTTCGTCGGCGTCGAATGAGCGTGCCGCGCCGCGCGCCGGCCCGGCCGGCCGCGCTCAGTCGGCTGCAGCCTGCTCGCGGAAGGCCAGCAAGGCGGCGAAGCTGACCGCCGAACAGCCCAGCATGTACCAGGCCGGTGCCATCGGATCGCCGCTCAGCTTGAGCAGCCAGGTGACGATGAACTGCGCGAAGCCGCCGAACAGCGTCACGCCGCTGGCGTAGACGATGGCCAGGCCGGTGGCGCGCACCTTGCGCGGGAAGGACTCCATGATCAGCAGGAAGCCCGCCGGGCTGCTGGTCGACAGCAGCGCCACCAGCCCCACCACCACCGCCAGCACGGTGGCCAGCGAAGGCTGGCCCTGCACCGCGGAGAAGGCCGGCCATACCACCAGCAGGGACAGGAGGCTGACCGCCAGCAGCAGCGGCTTGCGGCGCGGCAGGCGGTCGGCCAGCCAGCCCGCCAGCGGCGACAGCACCAGCAGCGTGGCACCGGCGGCGCAGCCCGCCAGCAGCGAGGTCGCCGGCGGCATGTGGGCCATCTTGACCAGGTAGGACGGCATGTAGAACACCACCACGTACATGCTGGCGGTGCCCCCCAGGATCAGCAGCGTGCCGAGCAGCAGCGCGCGGCCGTGCCCGCGCAGCACCTCGGCGAAGGCGCTGCGCTCGCGCGCGTGGTCGCTGTGGGTCTCGTCGAGGTGGCGCCGGATGTAGAAGCCCACCGGGCCGATCATCAGCCCCAGCAGGAAGGGCACGCGCCAGCCCCAGGACTCGAGAGCCTCAGGTGCCAGGCCGCGCGTCAGCAAGGCGCCGCACAGCGCGCCGGCCAGCGCCGAAGCGCCCTGCCCCGCCATCTGCCAGCTCACCATGAAGCCGCGGTTGGCGCGCGTGCCCGACTCCATCAGGAAGCTGGTCGCCGCGCCGACCTCGCCGCCGGCCGAGAAGCCCTGCAGCAGGCGGCCCGCCACGATCAGCAGCGGTGCCGCGATGCCGATCTGGGCGTAGGTGGGGGCCAGGCCGATGATGGCCGTGCCCAGTGCCATCAGGCCGATGGTCAGCGTCAGCGCCGGCTTGCGCCCGGCGCGATCAGCATAGTTGCCGATCACCACGCTGCCGAGCGGCCGCATCACGAAGCCGATGCCGAAGGTGGCCAGCGACAGCAGCAGCGAACCATACTCGCCCTCCACCGGGAAGAACAGCTTGCCGATCAGCACCGCGAAGAAGCTGAACACGGTGAAGTCGAACCATTCCAGCGCATTGCCCAGCGAAGCCGCCACCACGGCGCGCCGTTGCATGGCTCGCTGCGACGCCGGCCGCGCTGCCGCGCCCTGCGCCTTGCCGGCCCCGATCGCGGCCGCCTCCAGACCTTCCTGCATGATTGTCTCCTTCTCTTTGCCTGTCGTTCTTGTCGTTGTCCGTCCGCGCCGGCTGGCGCCGCTCAGGCGCCGGCCACCAGGTAGCGCTCGGTCAGCCGCGCCCACAGCGAAGCGCCCAGCGCCAGCGCCTCGTCATTGAAGTCGTAGCCGGGGTTGTGCACCATGCAGCCGCCATGCGAACCGGTACCGTTGCCCAGCACCACGTAGCAGCCCGGCACGCGCTCCAGCATCCAGGAGAAGTCCTCGCTGCCCATCATGCCCTTGGGCGGCTCGACGATCCGTTCCGCCCCCACCAGTTCCTCGATCACGCTGCGCGCGAAGCGGGTCTGCTCGGGCGCGTTCATCAGCACGCGTGAGATGTGCTGGTAATCGATCTGCGCCGCCACGCCGAAGCTCTTGGCCTGCAGCTCCACCACCTCGCGCAGGCGCTGCTCCAGCGTATCGCGCACCTCGCGGTCCTGCGCGCGCACCGTCAGCAGGATCTGCGCGCTGTCGGGGATCACGTTGTGGGCCTTGCCGGCATGCAGCGCGCCGACGCTGATCACGCCCGCCTCGGTGGCCGGGATATTGCGCGCCACGATGGTCTGCAGCGCCATCACGATGGCCGCCGCCGCCACGATGGGGTCGCGCCCGAAGCTCGGCATGGCGCCGTGCGTGCCCTTGCCGGTCAGCGTCACCGTGACCGAATCGGAGGAGGCCGCCATCACGCCTTCGCGCAGCACGAAGTGGCCGACCGGCACGCCGGGACCGTTGTGCAGCGCGTAGACGGCGTCGCAGGGAAAGCGCTCGAACAGGCCGTCTTCCATCATGCGGGGGGCGCCGCCCAGGCCTTCCTCGGCCGGCTGGAAGATCAGGTTGAGGGTGCCATCGAAGCGGCGCGTGCGCGCCAGGTAGTGCGCGGCCGCCAGCAGGATGGCGGTGTGGCCGTCGTGGCCGCAGGCGTGCATCTTGCCCGGCACGGCGCTGGCGTACGGCAGGCCGGTGGTCTCCTGGATCGGCAGCGCATCCATGTCGGCGCGGATGCCGAGCCGGCGCGTGCCGCTGCCCACCTTGAGCTGGCCCACCACGCCGGTGCCGCCGATGCCTTCGGTCACGTCATAGCCCCACTCCCGCAGCTTGGCGGCCACCAGCTTGCTGGTGCGCTCTTCCTCGAAGCCCAGTTCCGGATGGGCGTGGATCTGGCGGCGGATCGCGACGAAATCCGCCTGGCTGGCATGGATCTCGGGAATAATGGCGGGCTGGGTCGACATGCGGATTACCTCGATGGGAACGGATCCGCCATCCTAGGATGCCAGCCGCGGCCTGACTAAGCACAAATATTGATAGCCATAACTCCCGGTTATCCGGGCTTTCCCTAGCCCCTATGAAGCACCACCATCTGCGCGCGCTGGTCGCCATCGCCGACGAAGGCAGCATCAATGCGGCGGCGCGCGCGCTGTGCGTCAGCCAGCCGGCCATCACCAAGGCCATGCGCGAGCTCGAGGCCGACGCCGGCGTGGCGCTGCTGGCGCGCAATTCCTGGGGGGTGACGCTGACCGCGGAAGGCCAGCGGCTGCTGGCGCGGGCGCGCCTGATCGTCAGCGAGCTGGAGCGCGCCGAGCAGGACCTGGCAGGGCTGCGCGGCGCGCGCGAAGGGCGGCTGCAGATCGGCGTGACGCCGCTGGCCGGACTGGCCGTGATGCCGCAGGCGTTCACCCGCTTCCGCCGCGCGATGCCCGAGGTGGCGGTCGATTTCCTCGAGTTCGACCATGCGCGGCTGCTGGAGAACCTGCGCAACGGCCGGCTCGACTTCGCCCTGGCCGCCTTCCAGGCCACGCCCGACGAAGCCTTCGTCACCTGCACCGAACTGTTCGTCTTTCCCACCACCTTCGCCATCCGCCGCACCAGTCCGCTGGCGGGCTGCACCTCGCTGGCGGCATTGCAGGATGCGGAATGGCTGCACGCCGATGCCGGCGACGACTACCCGCGCTACCTGGCGGACCTGTTCGCACGCCACGGCCTGGCACCGCCGCGGCGCGTCACCCGCTGCACTTCGAACCTGCTGTTCTCCACCCTGCTGCTGGAAACCGATGCGGTGGTGCCGCTGTCGCGCGCCACCCTGCAGGCCAGCGTGACCAGTGCCCGCCTGCAGGCGCTGGCGCTGCCGGAG of the Cupriavidus malaysiensis genome contains:
- a CDS encoding MFS transporter: MQEGLEAAAIGAGKAQGAAARPASQRAMQRRAVVAASLGNALEWFDFTVFSFFAVLIGKLFFPVEGEYGSLLLSLATFGIGFVMRPLGSVVIGNYADRAGRKPALTLTIGLMALGTAIIGLAPTYAQIGIAAPLLIVAGRLLQGFSAGGEVGAATSFLMESGTRANRGFMVSWQMAGQGASALAGALCGALLTRGLAPEALESWGWRVPFLLGLMIGPVGFYIRRHLDETHSDHARERSAFAEVLRGHGRALLLGTLLILGGTASMYVVVFYMPSYLVKMAHMPPATSLLAGCAAGATLLVLSPLAGWLADRLPRRKPLLLAVSLLSLLVVWPAFSAVQGQPSLATVLAVVVGLVALLSTSSPAGFLLIMESFPRKVRATGLAIVYASGVTLFGGFAQFIVTWLLKLSGDPMAPAWYMLGCSAVSFAALLAFREQAAAD
- a CDS encoding ABC transporter ATP-binding protein; the encoded protein is MLIRRLERLIDPFRAMPDQRPPGEVWRFYLYFLREVRGVFALLLAVGLAGALIEVALFDFLGRLVDMAREGPGPDFFARHRTELLWMAVVSLLLRPLFFGLHDILVHQVVNPSLSNLVRWQNHRYVLRQSLSFFQNDFAGRIAQRIMQTGFSLRDSAVQAVDAIWHVLIYAAGALVLFASADWRLMVPLVLWIAGYVAALAWFVPRVKARSVAATAARSRLMGRIVDGYTNIATLKLFAHSRHEEAYAREAMADQVDKTRLAGRMVSAMDTTVTAMNGALIAGTTGLALWLWNEGSITVGTIALTTGLVIRINNMSGWIMWVVNGIFENVGQVQDGMQTISAPRQVLDRPGAPPLQVPRGEVRFEQVRFHYGKGGGVIDELDLTVRPGEKIGLVGPSGAGKSTLVNLLLRLYDVEGGRILVDGQDVATVAQESLRAQVGVVTQDTSLLHRSIRDNLLYGRPGASEEELVRAVRLAHADQFIPQLVDGHGRSGMDALVGERGVKLSGGQRQRIAIARVLLKDAPILILDEATSALDSEVEAAIQESLETLMRGKTVIAIAHRLSTIARMDRLVVLDRGRIVESGTHAELLARDGLYARLWAHQTGGFVGVE
- the hutH gene encoding histidine ammonia-lyase — encoded protein: MPSLNLKPGTLRLAQLRQAYLAPLQIRLDAEAGAAIDASVACVQGILAAGRTAYGINTGFGLLAQTRIAPEDLEKLQRSLVLSHAAGVGEALDDAMVRLILLLKINSLARGFSGIRREVIEALISLVNAEVYPHIPLKGSVGASGDLAPLAHMSLVLLGESRARHRGEWLPAREALAVAGLQPLTLAAKEGLALLNGTQVSTAYALRGLFEAEDLYAAATVCGALSVEAMLASRAPFDARIHAVRGQRGQIDAAAAYRSLLTETSELARSHAQCDKVQDPYSLRCQPQVMGACLTQLRQAAEVLEIEANAVSDNPLVFAEQGDVISGGNFHAEPVAMAADNIALALAETGALSERRISLMMDMHMSQLPPFLVANGGVNSGFMIAQVTAAALASDNKALAHPASVDSLPTSANQEDHVSMAPNAGKRLWAMADNVRGILAVEWLGACQGLDFREGLKSSPRLEEARALLRAKVPYYQEDRFFAPDIEAASGLLGSACLNGLMPDGLLPSL
- a CDS encoding M20 aminoacylase family protein encodes the protein MSTQPAIIPEIHASQADFVAIRRQIHAHPELGFEEERTSKLVAAKLREWGYDVTEGIGGTGVVGQLKVGSGTRRLGIRADMDALPIQETTGLPYASAVPGKMHACGHDGHTAILLAAAHYLARTRRFDGTLNLIFQPAEEGLGGAPRMMEDGLFERFPCDAVYALHNGPGVPVGHFVLREGVMAASSDSVTVTLTGKGTHGAMPSFGRDPIVAAAAIVMALQTIVARNIPATEAGVISVGALHAGKAHNVIPDSAQILLTVRAQDREVRDTLEQRLREVVELQAKSFGVAAQIDYQHISRVLMNAPEQTRFARSVIEELVGAERIVEPPKGMMGSEDFSWMLERVPGCYVVLGNGTGSHGGCMVHNPGYDFNDEALALGASLWARLTERYLVAGA
- a CDS encoding SDR family oxidoreductase, translating into MQQQLEGKVAIVTGASAGIGRAAARLFAAQGARVVAVARREAGLRQLAGEIEAAGGEAAWVAGDVRQEACAQAAVAMALERFGGLDIGFNNAGTLGSLKPVTELTAGEWQDVIATNLDSAFYGARHQIPAILAGGRGGALVFTSSFVGHTVGFPGMAAYAASKAGLLGLVRTLAAEYGAQGLRANALLPGGTDTEMGRTVADSEAARAAVANLHALKRLAMPEEIARSALYLVSDASSFTTGSLLLAEGGVSVCRA
- a CDS encoding LysR substrate-binding domain-containing protein, giving the protein MKHHHLRALVAIADEGSINAAARALCVSQPAITKAMRELEADAGVALLARNSWGVTLTAEGQRLLARARLIVSELERAEQDLAGLRGAREGRLQIGVTPLAGLAVMPQAFTRFRRAMPEVAVDFLEFDHARLLENLRNGRLDFALAAFQATPDEAFVTCTELFVFPTTFAIRRTSPLAGCTSLAALQDAEWLHADAGDDYPRYLADLFARHGLAPPRRVTRCTSNLLFSTLLLETDAVVPLSRATLQASVTSARLQALALPENPPDLHLALLVREGAIPTGPADYFLHCIRASAAQGAEAS